In one window of Brassica rapa cultivar Chiifu-401-42 chromosome A07, CAAS_Brap_v3.01, whole genome shotgun sequence DNA:
- the LOC103830462 gene encoding probable WRKY transcription factor 40, producing MDQSSSSSFVDTSLDLTIGVTRMRVKEDSTTSALVDELNRVSAENKKLSEMLTLMCENYNVLRKQLMEYVNKSNNMTERDQTSPPKKRKSPARDDAVSSAVIGGVSESSSTDQDGQYLCKKKQREETVVKENVSRVYYKTEASDTTLVVKDGYQWRKYGQKVTRDNPSPRAYFKCACAPSCSVKKKVQRSVEDQSVLVATYEGEHNHPMPSKIDSNNGLNRYISLGGHTAPAKGSSSLAEPVTESKKVTSPSRMDIPEVQKLLVEQMASSLTKDPNFTAALAAAVTGRLYQQNQTEK from the exons ATGGACCagtcttcatcatcttctttcgTCGATACTTCTCTAGATCTCACTATTGGTGTTACTCGTATGCGAGTTAAAGAAGATTCAACG ACAAGTGCTTTGGTGGATGAATTAAACCGAGTGAGTGCTGAGAACAAGAAGCTCTCGGAGATGCTAACTTTAATGTGTGAAAACTACAACGTCTTGAGGAAACAGCTGATGGAATATGTTAACAAGAGCAACAACATGACAGAGAGAGACCAAACCAGTCCTCCCAAGAAACGCAAATCTCCAGCGAGAGATGACGCAGTTAGCTCTGCGGTTATCGGTGGAGTGTCAGAGAGTAGCTCTACGGATCAAGATGGTCAGTATCTGTGCAAGAAGAAGCAGAGAGAAGAGACTGTTGTGAAGGAAAATGTCTCAAGGGTTTATTACAAGACCGAAGCTTCTGACACTACCCTC GTAGTGAAAGATGGGTATCAATGGAGGAAATATGGACAGAAAGTGACTAGAGACAACCCATCTCCAAGAGCTTACTTCAAATGTGCTTGTGCTCCAAGCTGTTCTGTCAAAAAGAAG GTTCAGAGAAGCGTGGAGGATCAGTCCGTGTTGGTAGCTACTTATGAAGGTGAACATAACCATCCAATGCCGTCAAAGATCGATTCAAACAACGGCTTAAACCGCTACATCTCTCTTGGTGGTCACACTGCACCAGCCAAGGGAAGTAGTAGTTTGGCTGAGCCTGTGACTGAATCCAAGAAAGTAACTAGCCCATCAAGAATGGATATTCCAGAAGTTCAGAAACTTTTGGTTGAGCAAATGGCTTCTTCCTTGACAAAAGATCCTAACTTCACAGCAGCACTAGCAGCAGCTGTCACCGGAAGATTGTATCAACAGAACCAGAccgaaaaatag
- the LOC103830461 gene encoding probable GMP synthase [glutamine-hydrolyzing], with the protein MLIIDQCYSAFHDEEWGVPVHDDKKLFELLSLSGALAELSWKDILSKRQSFREVFMDFDPVAISELTNKKITSPDSLLSEQKLRSILENANQVRKIIVEFGSFDKYIWNFVNHKPTQSQFRYQRQVPAKTSKAELISKDLVRRGFRSVSPTVIYSFMQTAGLTNDHLTSCFRHHECISKDEA; encoded by the exons atgttaaTAATAGACCAATGTTACAGTGCTTTCCACGATGAAGAGTGGGGAGTTCCCGTCCATGATGACAA GAAACTTTTCGAGTTGTTAAGCCTGTCTGGTGCTCTTGCTGAACTATCCTGGAAAGACATCCTTTCCAAAAGACAATCATTCAG GGAAGTGTTCATGGACTTTGATCCAGTTGCAATATCTGAACTAACTAACAAAAAGATAACATCCCCTGACTCATTACTATCAGAGCAGAAGCTACGGTCCATCCTCGAGAACGCAAACCAAGTTCGCAAG ATAATAGTTGAGTTTGGATCGTTTGACAAGTACATTTGGAACTTCGTTAACCATAAGCCTACTCAAAGTCAGTTCCGGTACCAACGCCAAGTCCCTGCAAAGACTTCCAAAGCTGAGCTGATAAGCAAAGACCTTGTTCGCAGAGGCTTTAGAAGTGTTAGTCCAACTGTTATCTACTCCTTCATGCAAACAGCTGGTCTCACTAACGACCATCTCACTAGCTGCTTCAGACACCACGAGTGTATATCCAAGGATGAAGCCTAG
- the LOC103830463 gene encoding uncharacterized protein LOC103830463 — MGNETKGNGASSLGGGGGGFRAKMEHYVYSGEKKHVLAGIGIFTVIFGIPWYLMNRGSNNHRSHQDYMEKADKARKARLSSSPSPSSDK, encoded by the exons ATGGGGAATGAGACGAAGGGCAATGGAGCTTCAAGCTtgggtggaggaggaggagggtttAGGGCAAAGATGGAGCACTATGTGTACAGTGGAGAAAAGAAGCACGTTTTGGCAGGGATCGGGATATTCACCGTCATCTTCGGCATCCCTTGGTATCTTATGAATCGAG GATCAAACAACCATCGGTCTCACCAAGATTACATGGAAAAGGCTGATAAAGCTAGAAAAGCTCGTCTCTCTTCATCTCCATCTCCATCCTCTGACAAGTAG
- the LOC103830465 gene encoding vacuolar fusion protein CCZ1 homolog B isoform X2 gives MGMASMSSNGESLKLCVFDLRRGQNEGQELDKILFFYPPDVTFSTQLSVIGLSEGLITFTRLFSPEAACEVIEAERHSHIFHEAEPDIWMVMVVEKNKEIEAIWRVDALQKVLKEVHSLFVMFHGSVRSLLDKEPSGGLIRSHLYPFITDYLNDLSVGKKLQLPSFRETLKERGTVQMLTLARDAALEVQSLVGVLDSCAGTLRCHSVILFHDLLVSTTLSPDDTVDLFTFSVMRLTSNALSSGTSSWSYLRKGTSLSQTSSRSTSPQLLVSSDSLPSGNGNDAGRVIRPLQHNKWSKGKDGFLVTDIWGKDATPTIWLQQREERVHLLAYQHKCLTLVLLVPTEAIVNGELDISFVKHQVTENASAKILKVEEKLSKGWGGENAYHVSGYRYLLVDNDMEVSRASPSGKVATLAKETLLAVNKLRETVDTEKSRTKEEKDMEICIRAKNNAWAIARVTRGKELYMALEKASDTLLDATDSVQSFSNRYCNGTFSMD, from the exons ATGGGAATGGCGTCCATGAGCTCTAATGGTGAAAGCCTTAAACTTTGCGTGTTCGACTTGAGGAGAGGACAAAACGAAGGACAGGAGCTTGACAAGATCTTGTTCTTCTATCCTCCTGATGTAACCTTCTCCACTCAGCTCTCTGTTATCGGCCTCAGCGAAGGGCTTATCACCTTTACTAG ACTTTTCTCCCCAGAGGCAGCTTGTGAGGTAATAGAAGCAGAGAGACATTCCCATATTTTCCATGAAGCCGAGCCTGATATATGGATGGTCATG GTTGTAGAGAAAAATAAGGAGATTGAAGCCATATGGAGGGTTGATGCATTGCAGAAGGTGCTAAAGGAAGTCCATTCCCTCTTTGTTATGTTCCACGGATCAGTTAGGTCATTGCTTGATAAAGAACCATCTGGTGGGCTTATACGATCTCACTTGTATCCCTTCATCACAGACTATTTAAATG ATCTTTCTGTTGGGAAGAAACTTCAGTTGCCTTCCTTCCGTGAAACTTTGAAAGAGCGTGGTACAGTTCAGATGCTTACTTTAGCAAGGGACGCGGCACTTGAAGTTCAG TCTCTCGTGGGAGTGCTAGATTCATGTGCTGGGACCCTTCGATGCCACTCTGTGATTCTGTTTCATGACCTACTGGTGTCAACAACTCTATCGCCT GATGATACTGTGGACTTGTTTACATTCTCTGTAATGAGACTGACCTCAAACGCGCTATCTTCCGGCACGAGTTCATGGTCATATCTACGCAAGGGAACTAGCTTATCACAAACCTCTTCTAGATCTACCTCACCGCAACTTCTTGTTTCAAGTGATTCACTGCCTTCAGGAAACGGTAATGACGCAGGTCGTGTTATTAGACCATTACAACACAACAAGTGGTCCAAAGGGAAAGACGGGTTTCTTGTAACCGATATCTGGGGAAAAGACGCGACACCGACGATCTGGCTACagcagagagaagagagagttcaTCTTTTAGCCTATCAACACAAATGTCTCACCTTGGTTCTTCTGGTGCCTACCGAGGCCATTGTTAATGGAGAGCTAGACATCTCATTCGTGAAGCACCAAGTTACTGAAAAC GCATCTGCGAAAATCTTGAAAGTTGAAGAGAAGCTGTCAAAAGGTTGGGGAGGTGAGAACGCTTACCATGTAAGCGGTTACCGTTACTTGCTAGTTGATAATGATATGGAAGTTTCCAGAGCTTCTCCGTCGGGGAAGGTAGCAACGTTAGCAAAG GAGACTTTACTTGCAGTAAACAAGCTAAGGGAAACAGTGGATACAGAAAAGAGCCGCACGAAGGAAGAGAAAGACATGGAGATATGCATCAGAGCAAAGAACAACGCGTGGGCCATCGCACGTGTAACGAGAGGGAAAGAGCTTTACATGGCTTTGGAGAAAGCAAGTGACACTCTTCTTGATGCTACAGACTCTGTCCAAAGTTTTAGCAACAG GTATTGCAACGGAACATTCTCTATGGATTAA
- the LOC103830465 gene encoding vacuolar fusion protein CCZ1 homolog B isoform X1 has product MGMASMSSNGESLKLCVFDLRRGQNEGQELDKILFFYPPDVTFSTQLSVIGLSEGLITFTRLFSPEAACEVIEAERHSHIFHEAEPDIWMVMVVEKNKEIEAIWRVDALQKVLKEVHSLFVMFHGSVRSLLDKEPSGGLIRSHLYPFITDYLNGKHTISPPVPAHYIPVLYLLSKRFLLCMSDLSVGKKLQLPSFRETLKERGTVQMLTLARDAALEVQSLVGVLDSCAGTLRCHSVILFHDLLVSTTLSPDDTVDLFTFSVMRLTSNALSSGTSSWSYLRKGTSLSQTSSRSTSPQLLVSSDSLPSGNGNDAGRVIRPLQHNKWSKGKDGFLVTDIWGKDATPTIWLQQREERVHLLAYQHKCLTLVLLVPTEAIVNGELDISFVKHQVTENASAKILKVEEKLSKGWGGENAYHVSGYRYLLVDNDMEVSRASPSGKVATLAKETLLAVNKLRETVDTEKSRTKEEKDMEICIRAKNNAWAIARVTRGKELYMALEKASDTLLDATDSVQSFSNRYCNGTFSMD; this is encoded by the exons ATGGGAATGGCGTCCATGAGCTCTAATGGTGAAAGCCTTAAACTTTGCGTGTTCGACTTGAGGAGAGGACAAAACGAAGGACAGGAGCTTGACAAGATCTTGTTCTTCTATCCTCCTGATGTAACCTTCTCCACTCAGCTCTCTGTTATCGGCCTCAGCGAAGGGCTTATCACCTTTACTAG ACTTTTCTCCCCAGAGGCAGCTTGTGAGGTAATAGAAGCAGAGAGACATTCCCATATTTTCCATGAAGCCGAGCCTGATATATGGATGGTCATG GTTGTAGAGAAAAATAAGGAGATTGAAGCCATATGGAGGGTTGATGCATTGCAGAAGGTGCTAAAGGAAGTCCATTCCCTCTTTGTTATGTTCCACGGATCAGTTAGGTCATTGCTTGATAAAGAACCATCTGGTGGGCTTATACGATCTCACTTGTATCCCTTCATCACAGACTATTTAAATGGTAAGCACACAATATCACCACCAGTTCCAGCACACTATATCCCTGTGTTATATCTCTTATCAAAAAGGTTTCTCTTGTGTATGTCAGATCTTTCTGTTGGGAAGAAACTTCAGTTGCCTTCCTTCCGTGAAACTTTGAAAGAGCGTGGTACAGTTCAGATGCTTACTTTAGCAAGGGACGCGGCACTTGAAGTTCAG TCTCTCGTGGGAGTGCTAGATTCATGTGCTGGGACCCTTCGATGCCACTCTGTGATTCTGTTTCATGACCTACTGGTGTCAACAACTCTATCGCCT GATGATACTGTGGACTTGTTTACATTCTCTGTAATGAGACTGACCTCAAACGCGCTATCTTCCGGCACGAGTTCATGGTCATATCTACGCAAGGGAACTAGCTTATCACAAACCTCTTCTAGATCTACCTCACCGCAACTTCTTGTTTCAAGTGATTCACTGCCTTCAGGAAACGGTAATGACGCAGGTCGTGTTATTAGACCATTACAACACAACAAGTGGTCCAAAGGGAAAGACGGGTTTCTTGTAACCGATATCTGGGGAAAAGACGCGACACCGACGATCTGGCTACagcagagagaagagagagttcaTCTTTTAGCCTATCAACACAAATGTCTCACCTTGGTTCTTCTGGTGCCTACCGAGGCCATTGTTAATGGAGAGCTAGACATCTCATTCGTGAAGCACCAAGTTACTGAAAAC GCATCTGCGAAAATCTTGAAAGTTGAAGAGAAGCTGTCAAAAGGTTGGGGAGGTGAGAACGCTTACCATGTAAGCGGTTACCGTTACTTGCTAGTTGATAATGATATGGAAGTTTCCAGAGCTTCTCCGTCGGGGAAGGTAGCAACGTTAGCAAAG GAGACTTTACTTGCAGTAAACAAGCTAAGGGAAACAGTGGATACAGAAAAGAGCCGCACGAAGGAAGAGAAAGACATGGAGATATGCATCAGAGCAAAGAACAACGCGTGGGCCATCGCACGTGTAACGAGAGGGAAAGAGCTTTACATGGCTTTGGAGAAAGCAAGTGACACTCTTCTTGATGCTACAGACTCTGTCCAAAGTTTTAGCAACAG GTATTGCAACGGAACATTCTCTATGGATTAA
- the LOC103830464 gene encoding chaperone protein dnaJ 8, chloroplastic produces the protein MTIALTIGGNGFSGLSGSSFSSSSSSFRLKNSRRKDTKMLNRTGVVCSSSSVMDPYKTLKIRPDSSEYEVKQAFRQLAKKYHPDVCRGSNCGVEFQTINEAYNIVLKQIKNQMEGTEEFQPFDVYDEGFNGMNDPDCDTWEEWMGWEGAGTRDYSSHVNPYA, from the exons atgACTATTGCTTTAACGATCGGAGGAAATGGATTCTCGGGTCTATCCGGATCTTCgttttcatcatcttcttcatcttttcgGTTAAAGAACAGCAGAAGAAAAGACACGAAGATGCTGAACAGAACAGGAGTCGTCTGTTCTTCATCTTCTGTCATGGATCCGTACAAGACCCTTAAGATCCGACCCGATTCATCAGAATACGAGGTTAAGCAAGCTTTCAGACAACTCGCCAAAAAG taTCATCCTGATGTTTGCAGAGGAAGCAACTGTGGGGTAGAGTTTCAGACAATCAACGAAGCTTACAAT ATTGTGTTGAAGCAAATAAAGAATCAGATGGAGGGAACAGAGGAGTTTCAGCCATTCGATGTGTATGATGAGGGATTCAACGGAATGAATGATCCAGATTGCGACACGTGGGAGGAATGGATGGGATGGGAAGGTGCAGGGACCAGAGACTACTCCTCTCACGTCAATCCTTACGCTTAA